From the Bacteriovorax sp. Seq25_V genome, the window AAAATAAATATCGCCCATTCCAACAACATTGAGGCTTCCCATCATCCACCGAATAAGTTTTGAGACGCTCTCATTACCAAGAAGAGATTGGATGAGGATAATGGTACTTGAAGAAAAAATTCCAATGCAAACACCAAACATCAATATTTGACTTCGGTAATTTCCTTTTTTTATTTTTAATAAGACAAAGAATAAAGGAATCAGAAGTAAACAGAAAATTAATACTCTATTCGTAGTATATCCAAGTTCAAATAGAAGTTCAGAAAGTGCTAGCGCAACAGCTGCGACCGAGGAAACACCCAGAGTATAAGGAGTGGCCAAACTATTTCGAAAAAGTATTTGAAAGGTCCAGCCGATATTGGCTAGAGTTGCGCCAATGAGGATTGAAAGCAGGATACGAGGAATACGCAAGCTTTGTACAATCATTGTTTCAATATCATTTAAGTGCCATGGATTTAATAGTGCACCATCTCCAAACAGAATTGAAAATACCGAAATTAAAATTAGAATTAATAACAAAGTTATTTTCATTTGATAAATACCCCATCTTCATTGCAGAAGTATTTAAACTCACGCTCAAAGATTTTATCTAAGTACCCCTCGCTTAGTAATTTGGATACTTCATCATTAAAGATGACCTCTCCATTTTTTAGACCAATTATTGAGCCTGCAATATTTGAGATAAAATTAATATTATGTGAAATGACAATTACAAGATGATTTTTAGAAAACAAAACAATTGCCTTTTCAAGCATATCTATATGAAGAGGATCAAGAAAATTCGTCGGCTCATCAAGTATTATCGCTGCACTTTCCTGATAAAAAGAGGCCGCAAGATTTATTCTCTGCCTCTCTCCCCCACTTAATGTTGAAATTTTTTGCTTCTTAATTTTTTCAATATCAAATATTTCATAAATTTTGGAAAGAAGATCGCTATTTTCTGATCCATCAACTCGAGCGTATTCAATAACTTCCCCTGCAGATAAATCAATATCAGAAGTCATTTCCCCACAGTAACTCACAAGTGAAGCACGTTCGAATCCAGATATATCTCGTAATGACTTATCATTGATAAGAATCTCACCACTAAAGTCGAGAAGATTGCACATTGCTTTTGCAAGAGTCGATTTGCCAGCACCATTTTG encodes:
- a CDS encoding ABC transporter ATP-binding protein; translated protein: MIVAKDLSFSVLDKVILHETGISFGDTGVVGIIGQNGAGKSTLAKAMCNLLDFSGEILINDKSLRDISGFERASLVSYCGEMTSDIDLSAGEVIEYARVDGSENSDLLSKIYEIFDIEKIKKQKISTLSGGERQRINLAASFYQESAAIILDEPTNFLDPLHIDMLEKAIVLFSKNHLVIVISHNINFISNIAGSIIGLKNGEVIFNDEVSKLLSEGYLDKIFEREFKYFCNEDGVFIK
- a CDS encoding iron ABC transporter permease, with product MKITLLLILILISVFSILFGDGALLNPWHLNDIETMIVQSLRIPRILLSILIGATLANIGWTFQILFRNSLATPYTLGVSSVAAVALALSELLFELGYTTNRVLIFCLLLIPLFFVLLKIKKGNYRSQILMFGVCIGIFSSSTIILIQSLLGNESVSKLIRWMMGSLNVVGMGDIYFLLPILGLAFILMALKRKQLTLLSIGDIFAHSRGVDTNFVFKYYILICSIAVCTVVWICGPIGFVGLIIPHFTKRMFGADISKYQVHNILLGAIFLVGCDFLSRNLFGEIQLPIGAITATVGAPLLLYQVLKTKA